A window of Toxotes jaculatrix isolate fToxJac2 chromosome 11, fToxJac2.pri, whole genome shotgun sequence genomic DNA:
GTGGAGAAGTATACCTGACATGTTGCTAGATGTTACGTCCTGACATGCACTGTgttgcaaaatgtcaaaaagcgtcgtgatatatttttttcagtcattgtgACTATGCATTATGTAACCTCTTCTGTCCAAGTCGTAAAAAGCTAACCACTTATTAGAGTGTTTTGCAAACAGTACAAACTAtgaactcctttttttttttttaatcgaaAGTAGTATCTGTGTCACAGTGATGGAAGAAATACTCAGAAATATTTAcatcaaaatatacttaaagtacCAAAAGCAGAATTATTTATGAGGCAGAATGATCTAACTACTTTATCCCCTCTCACGGGTAACGAAGGGCTTCGTTACCCGTGACTGTCGGGTATggttttgtaaatattgtacacGGGAAGGTTTGGtattaattgtgttttataaataACTTGACGATGTACGGTAATAACAGAAAGCACTTTATTAGGGGAATTTGCACATAACATACATTTGCACATAGCACATTGGGAGTTTCTATGTATGGAACATGTAACGgcaatatttattgtatattgtaACTGTTATGGTTGAGGAGTTGGCCTCCGTCGGATGCCGTGGTGGGCACTCGGCTCCGTCTGGAAGGGAGAGGAAGTCCGTTAGACTCCGTTGGCAGCTGACCGTCCAAAATTGACGGTCACAGGTGTAAGTGCAGTTTTGTGGAACTTATATTCTAGCAGTTATGTGAAGGACGGTGCAAGCAGTGCGAGTGCCTGAACAGACATTGTTTAAGTTATGATTTAAGACTTACCTTACCCTGGCCTCTTTTTGCTCCGGGGTGCGCCGCTGAAAAGGGTCCCCTAGGTCAGCGGGCAGCGTTAAGAACGTTCCGGACGACCAAGTGGCAGGACAAGAAAGGGGGAGTCTGGAAATTgctatatgtatatatttattgtaattatatttatggtgtttgttttgggggCTAGATTGCAGCAGGCAGATTATTTGAAATACTCTTGGTTAAATATAGCAATCACATTTTTATATGTCATTTATACTTATGAATGTATATTTGGGAACACCTGTAAATGCATGCATCCAATTGGACCTACCAGAACGCAGTATAAAAGGGCGCCGattttaaatctgctgttgCTGGTTAGGCCTCACCTTTGGTTTGCTGTTGTACCTTTGCAGCAAAGGCTTTGCTGCtgttggaaaaataaagaaatctaTCGCCTTGGCATTTTCTTCCCTGTAAAGTGTCTCTGTCGTCAGAACGGCCATTCTAACACCTCtactttatatattttatactATATTTACTTTAACAAGTGCATTATAAATAACTTCTTGATTATATTTTGAATTATTAATTTGAAGTAGCTACTAACCAAAGTTATGAAACAAATGTAGTGAGTAAATGTAAGCAGTATTTGCTTACAAAATGTAGTGGAATAtaagtataaagtagcagaaaatTGTAAAAACAATGCATCATACTTTATAAAATAATCATGTTTGGTATATAGAATATTAATCTACAAGGAAAATAGTAATTGCAGAACAGAAAGTATTTTTCCTTTGAAATGGTGTGACTTAAAACTCAAAATGTCCAAACTAAAGTCAGCTACCTTTTCTGGCTTTCACTCACTGCCTTTTTATAAACTGTACTTTATTCTACAATGTACACGTTAACACTGCCAGCCTTGGTATATAGAATATTAATCTACAAAGAAAATAGTAATTGCAGAACAGAAagtatttttccttttaaatggTGTGACTTAAAACTCAAAATGTCCAAACTAAAGTCAGCTACCTTTTCTGGCTTTCACTCACTGCCTTTTTATAAACTGTACTTTATTCTACAATGTACACGTTAACACTGCCAGCCATATCTATAACTCCAGTTGGAGTTATAGTAACataagtaaatgtaaatggTTGGTCATGTATAGaaattgcatttcttttttctttcaggatgCCCTGTACCTGGTCCAGTCCCCAAAGGCCTCATCAGGCTTTACAGCATGAGATTCTGCCCCTTTGCCCAGAGAGCCAGATTAGTGCTGAATGCCAAAGGGATCAAGtaaagaaacattttattatatttaaatcCATAGCTCATCTAATACCAAAACGAAAAATTCCTGCACTCTGCATTTTCAATGAAAATTTGCAGAATTTGCCaaaatttgtttctgtttttcaggcaCGAAACCATCAACATCAACCTGAAAGATAAACCTGACTGGTTCCTTGAGAAGAATCCCCTTGGTCTTGTCCCAACACTGGAGACACCTGCTGGTGAGGTGATATACGAGTCTCCTATCACCTGTGAATACCTGGATGAAGTTTACCCTGAGAGGAAGCtacttcctccctctccttttggTAAAGCTCAGCAGAAGATGATGCTGGAGCATTTTTCCAAGGTAAATTATATGAAAGCCCTGCATCTAAATCTTGGGGTTTGGTTTTGTGTACATGTTTTACTGTTGTCATCACCAAATAATCAGATTAATTCCACTGTTCTCCACAGGTAGTACCGTACTTCTACAAGATCCCAGCGGGGAGGAATAATGGCGAGGATGTCTCAGGACtggaaaatgaactgaaagagaAGTTTGCCAAATTAAATGAGGCAggttgagaagtgctcttgttTTTTACGCATTCACTAGACATATAATTCGGTAGCTTGTTGTCCCTTAATATGAGCGTGAGCGCAACTATAGCTGTCTATAAATTTTTTATATACAGTCAAAGATAAAGAATGAAGCGAGATCACCCATGTGCCCCCCGGTAATAACTTCACCTTAACTGTGTTTTATATAACGCAGATTAATGTAATGTTTATTCTTCAGGACTTGGTGAATAAGAAAACAACTTTCTTTGGTGGAAACTCCATCATGATGATCGACTACATGATGTGGCCATTTTTTGAGAGGCTGGAGATCTTTGAACTGAAACAGTAAGTAATAATCTCtcaggacatttaaaaataaataggtTTTATTTACAGAAGCATTTAGAGACACTTCAGGTCACCGTAGAGAGGAGCAAAAAGTACAAATAGCAGGTACAGTACAAATGTAAGGAATGTAAGCAAAGTCTTCTTTGTCGTCTTTCCTTCATGACATCTGATATGTCAGATATTATGAGGGTGACttatatgtatttttgtttagtctTAGGTAAATTATTTTATTCCCTTTGTTTTCTTAGCTGCCTTGACAAAACACCTGAGCTGAAGAAGTGGACAGAGTGCATGTCGGAGGACCCGACTGTCAAAGCCACCAGGCTCAGTGTGGACACCTACAAGGGCTTTTACAAGTCTTACGTTGAGGGGAAACCAAACTATGACTATGGCCTGTAGAAAATACAAATCAAACCCTTAAACCGTCCATTTACATTCATGTTTCTGTTATGGTTGTTGCAGAGTCCTGCATGTTTTTCAGGCTTTGATGCAATAAGTAATATCTGTAAGTAAATTATCACGATGAGTAAACATTTCAGGGATAAATTTGACAAAGgtaaaatgtgcttttattgGAGATTTTAAGATCTATTTTGATGTGAGGGGAAGATACCAAATCACTTTAACTGGAATGAGCCACAGTAATCGTATGACTTTGTCACTGATGTCATTGATTGATGATGTTTTCAATGATCAATTTCAAACGCTGCACTTTTTCTAATAAACTGTGGTTGTAATAACTCTGACGCAAATCTCACTTTTCTGTCTGTActacaataaacaaaaaaatgacattatATTTTCGTGCCAAGCGACACAGGGTGGTCCCCAAATTGATAAACTGGAACTCTATCAAAGATTTGACATCAACAAATGAACTGGACATGTAAAATGAAGCTTTGCTCTCTAATAGGGAACAGAAAATGAGTATTTAACAGGACTGAACTTAATAGCTGCCATCAGATACACAACagtatgaataaaaacaaaaaaaaagattattccTGTTTAGACCGGCATGAGAGGTATCGAGGTGACAATGATTAAATGTATGATCTTTCATGTAGATCCCTTgttgctgctctttttttttttttttttttttaagaggcaAAGGGAAATATACTGAACACCTCTCCTCCTGGTTATACTTCTAAAACAAACCATATGATTCTTAAGCTTCAGAACAGTGCtattgaatgattttttttcttttttaaattacagtacTCTATTTTGGCACTAGATTTTACAAACAACAGAACCCACTGTTAAAATGCAGAATAAATATATATGCACTGGCTGGAGGCCATTTTCTCTATACGCTGGTTACCGCGTCAAGTGTAATGAAAGCAGCTACAGTAAAACCACTGAACATCTAGTTATCAGCTACAACTGAAATAACCGCTGTATGTGCACCTTCTATAAGTAATGTTACCTTTAGTAACACAATGATATTTAAAGATCTGCGAGTGCTAAAGATTATAACACTGAACATGGCCAGTGCTCACAACCTTTCATCTGGGCTGTGTAAACCTCCATTTGATAAGTGAGGTGTGTACTCTTGTATGAGCACGGATGCATTTCTCAACATCTCCTGAAAATGCCTGACAGTTGCTGCATAAAGCTCTGTCTGCAGCACCAGAGACCTGAACAGATTGATAGGCTCTGCTTTGCGAATTATCTTTGGAACCCGGACTTCCTCTGGCACTTTACTGTTCCCAATCAGAACATGGTGAAGTCTCTTCTCCTGCAGGCTCCTTTGTAAGAAGCCCAGCATGTCCCGAAGCCTGTGCTCCATACTCTCAATGCCCCACACAGAGGGCCTTTTACTCAGCAGCAAGTGCAGCAGAGCAGTCTTTAAGTGGTAGTTAGTAAGGGCGCTCTTTCCCGTGAGCCCCGTCTGCTTTCTGTGTAGGAAGGTAACAATCTGAAGACAGAGTAAATGACAGGAATTTCGTGGTAGGCGtttagtgaaatgtttcagCAAATTCCTCTCGTACACAGCGAAAGAGAGGGGCCAGTGCGGGTCTGGAGAGCTGTCACAATCTGACGGAAAGTGCGAGACAAAGTAAGCGTCTGAGTCCTCTAGCTGAACCACCGGTATGATGTTCATTACGATGACCTTCCCGGAACGGAATCGGATCTTCAGCGCACCGGCGGAATCCAGGTTGCGAAAAGTGACCTCAAAGTCGTATTTATGAGAGATGCGCCCCCAGGCTTTGGTTACAGAGATCTGAAACCACTTCATGACTTGATCTTTGGCTAAGAAAGGTGTGTTCCTGGAGCACAGCAGTTCATCTGGACTGTGGTCCACTTTGATGCCGTCATTCCTGCTATGCAACAGACAGAGCATGTCCTCTCCCAGATTAACAGAGCCGCAGAGACAGCCCTCCTCGTTCTCCCCAAACCTGGTCACCTTTATCTTGCCGCAGCCTTGCATGTCTGGAGGAATGTCACTGTTGGGGCTGCACCACAGATGGAACTGGAAGAAATATGGATCTGGAGGCGAGAATGGCACTATAAGGTCACACATTAGAGGCCTGCACACCTTCCAAGACTCGAACATGCTTCCAATCCCCACAAAATCCCCGACTTCCATGTCCGCCTCCCTGTCGCACACACTCCTGAGTGATTCCAGCAAATCATCAGCAAAGCCTTCCACAAACTCCCTCACCCTCCAGTTTTCATGGGCTGAAGTGTAGTTACATTTGTCGCAGAAGTTGCTCAGGATATCTTTGTCTAGTACCATTGTTTTGGGGGTGATGGATCCACTCTCTGAAAATATGTCTTCATCCTCAGCCGGACGGATTTCTGTGTCAGCAAGGTCCACCCTGCCCATCTCGACAGTGAAGAATATGATGAAAGACACAGTGCTCCAAAAGTACCAACTATAACCGCCCTCCGAGCTGGCTTCTTCCTGTTTTGAGTCCAGCTGCGAAAGCTCTTTCTCCAGCTTGGCTTGCTCCAATTCCAACCTCTCCTCGTGCTCCCGCATGCGAGCCATCAGCTCCTCGTCCTGGTCTGGGAGCGTGGTGTTCTCTTGAGGAAAGAGCAAGGGATGGTTTAATATGGCAGCagccaccaccacacacactcgtgcAATGGCCCCCTGCATCTTCAGCTAGTTTCTAACACACATATTTAAGCACCTCACAGACACCCAGGGCAGCTGCAGTTCAGATcctgaaacaaaaatataaatagtgGTTTTAGTGAAAGGAAAAGTGGATTTAAGAAAAAACTCTTGTACTgaataaaatatatgaaaatcaTGGTCTTATGAATTTTGTAAAGCACTCCACCCAAAAGTGAGGcacaaactgtttttctaaATATAGAGTCAGTGGGCTGAGTGACGCACTCGGCCAGTATCAGACGGTGCAACATGGGAGGAAGGAAGATCAAGCCCTTTCAAAGTGCGTTGCCCTTTGCTGATAACCCTATTTAGTTACCAACATTGTGCCTGTTAACTTTTACATGTTAAcaggcaaaataaaatgaataaaatcccCCCTTTTCTGGAAAACGttcacatgaaatgaaatgaaacatgaaattcaGCTTCTAAGCAAAACAATGTGGGAaacattcacactgacattatctTCTTTCCTGAACGTCACCAAATAACTGACAGGTAATGCAATATACTGCACAGAAGAGGAAATTACATAACGTTCTTGCACATGTTCCTGGCTTGCAGTAAGAACTGAAAgcacacttttttaaaatgctttagTGAGGATGGACTGAATTACCTCAACCGTCATCATAGCAAAAGGTATATACTGTGCTTAAAATGGGACTACTTCCTCTGGCAAATAAGAAACTCAAGAAAGAGGAAGTGCACATGCATCATGATCTCATTGAGATCTCTGTCAGACTTGAGCTTTAAAATGACAGCAGTAATAGCAGTGCAGTATGAGTATGTGAGTCCACGGGGCCAGGGAAATTTCCCATGACTTACTCACTGGGATCTTTTCCAACACTTACATGGCTCAGaccacacaaacaacaagccAGACAAGAGGCCTGTGCTGTggttcattttaaaacatttaagatCAGTATTGCAGCAGAACATGACGGCTATATTTAACATGACCAAAGAACAAATCCTTAGCTACTCAGTTTTTCAAAAAACTATGTATGAAGTGTTAAAATTTTGTTCATAAATGTTAAACAAGGGGACGCTTACAGTCAAGTGTTACCATTGTATATGTTtcatctaaaaataaatgtcttgGAGTGAACAGTATGGTACATtgatctaaaataaaataaaatgaaatggaaatcaAGTACAAGTAGTTTACTTTAAAACTGCACTTAAACACATGAGGAAAATATAAAGCAATTGtccttccaccactgctgactGCTCCCATTAAGCTCAGGGCGTTTGGACCAGACTCTGTCACTATGACTATGACTGTGTACTTGTGAGGTGATGCAGTCTGGACACATTGCCAGCGGTCACCTTCTCCTCAGTTTTCTTAGCAACAAAACAGCGACCCACTCCATCATGGAAATGTGGTGGCAGACAAACACTATTCCAGACACATGAGTCACTTCACAGCCTGGTGTGTAACAAACGGTGCTATATAggacgctttaaaacaaaaacaaaacaaaaaagtttctAGATTCTAAGGTTGTTCCTGGAAAACAGCAATATTGCATAACTTGAGGCAACATAGTTGCATGTTTAGCGGCTTGGACGCGCTCCTCACCGATCTTCAAGTCAATAAAGGTGGATTTAGAAGACACGCGGTGTAAAAAGTTTAtgaacttacctttgaactcTTCTCTGGGTAAAGTTCATGGTAATAAACTTCATGTGGCGGGATCTCCAGCGGAGGCAGCTTCATCATCAAACTCATGTGAAACAAGGAGGAAACagtttcactgctttttttttataaacacatttccGGACTGTGCGCTCCACCCATAGACACAGGGACCGCCCAGGGGAAGCTGGGCTGCACTGGGTTGCACTGGGCTGCACATAAGTGCGTCAGCTGGGCCTTGATGTACATGAAGTATGTGTCAGATACTACATGAAATATCACAAAAGGAGGCAGAAATGAGGGTTACACCGATGATAACCTCAGCAACCACAATATTTGTGGTAGCACGTTTTGGATCCACAAGGTGGCGCCCAAGGTCTGGACCATAGTCAGACcaaaagcagaggaggacacaggacacacatgATGCGCAGACTGCGCACAACTCAACCCTTACTCCAGGCGTACGGGTAAGAACGAGATTCACAACTTTGGCCCTTGGAGGCAGAAATCCACCGACTGACAGACATAACACATATCAGCATGGTCTCATCCTCTGAGAGACACTGTTACAGCACCATTTTAAATCTCATGTAGATATCAACGCATGCGTAATTTCTAATTGATAAagcgttttttgttttttaagtgtcATTGTTTCATGTGACTAAATACATctaacatgaaaacaaatgtcaaaattttgGTAGCACGACTTGTGACATGTAACACCCCCTCAGGAAATTACTGGTACGATGTCATGCAACGTCACAAGACTTCATCCTTCATTAAGAGGAGACGCGTCTGTAATGTTTTTAGTGCTGACATGACAGACTCAGAGCGCACAGAGGGGCGCCTTCTGCAGTTTCTGTGGGACGGTTTGAGAGGATGGCAGAGCCTTCTCAGCTCACCATTTTTCCCAGTTTTGTTCTCCCTGACTGTTTACCTTGGCTGCTGTTTTCCTTACGTTTGTCTGGATTTGCTCTGCCCCAGACTGGCCCTGGTACGTCGCTACAAGATCCAGCCTCAAAGCAAAGTGACATGGCCAGTGGCTTGGAGGTGCATGCTCAAAATTCTTCGCAACcacgtttgttttgttttccccctctctctcgtGCACTGGTACTGGAGCCCCCCGGTTTGTCCTCCACAGGCACCTGAGATGCTGTCTGTGGTTCAGGATGTGCTGGCCTGCCTCCTCTTGTTCGACACGCAGTACTTTTTGTGGCACCTGCTACATCACAAAGTGGCCTGGCTCTACCAGTTTTTCCACAAGGAGCACCACCTCTACACGGCCACCTTCTCCCTGGCGACAGAAGACACGAGTGTCTGGGAGATGCTGAGCCTCAGCTTCTTTGCAACTCTGAACCCCGCACTCCTCAACTGCCATCCACTCACCAAGATGCTCTTCTTCATCACCAACATTTATCTATCGGTTGAGGCTCACTCAGGGTATGAATTTCCCTGGTCTCCACACAGGCTGGTGCCCTTGGGCCTCTACGGAGGCTCTCGGCATCATGACCTCCACCACCTGAAATTCAAAGTGAACTATGCTCCGTACTTTACGCACTGGGACAGACTTTGTGGCTCACTGCACAGAGGAGGCACACAGAAAAAGTAACACCGTAACTTAAAAGAGGACTTTAAAAAAGAGGACTTTAAAGTTTAAATGactttaaagttaaaatgatCAGAGTATATGAAGGACATTTTCTTCTGTTATTAACCTGCAAGACTAACGAAGACTAACcttgatttaattttgttttaatcttaaTATGTGTTTATACATGGATGCCAAAAGATGCTGGTACTTTTTTTTATACTCCACCCAGAATCGTTTGAGtatgaaacacagctgctgttgtgttgcatgttgcatgaaaaataaatattgtaatATTATTGATCACAGTAACCAGTAACAGTTTTAGTGACAGCTTGGAGGATGAGACTGACATCATGAATTTAGccttgtttttgtcataaatatgtaaatgccTTGAAACTAATCTGATCACAGCAGACACTCTTGTAAGCATTAAATCCACTCATAAATCACCATAATATTACTTTTTGTTTGCTCTACTTTTGCCACAGAATGTAAAATGGTGTCAAATGTTCACTGTAATTATCCTCCAGTTTACTGGATTTATTAAAATTATATCAAGTGCATATGTTCCTGCATATGTATCCCCAAAACAAAGGTTAtaagacagattttaaaaatgtagccAGTATACATCAGaggaaattttttaaaaagctgtatACATTTCTTTTAACTTCAGTTCTGTTGATGAAATTAATTGAAACTTGTATTTTactgttctattttttttcattaaattattTGAGAAAGAAAGTATCAGTATCAGAATAATATCAGATACAGTTTAAACAAACATCAAATCCAATTTCACAGTCTCATGAGCAGAATTGTTGGTAATTATGGATACACATGGTCACTCAGTGCATGCAGtgtaatctaatctaatctttaCAATGAAACAATACAGAAAACCTCTCAATccataatttaataaaataagCTACAGATAATCATGATTACTCCACGTTGTTCCCTCTGTAACATCACTGTACATCCTAGTAATTCTACAAAATGATACATACACAGAGGTCAGATTTTACAAGGGTCAGGCTTCTGTTAAAGTCATTTCATACTGACTCACTACACATTACCAATGCCAATTTGAGCATGTAGCACTGAAAAAATGTGAGGAAAACATGTCCTCACATCCTCCCTTTGGACCACTCCTGATTTTGGAGATGACACCACACTTATGTTACAATATGGCAAAAAAACCTTTGGTGAAGCAGGAGGCCAAACTTGTATTACCACATCATGAAGTTACAATTTTGGACTAGCACTAATGATCTTCCATCTTCCATGCAGAATCACTACTACAcacaaaaagtcattaaaaagtGATATTGTGTTTCTTTAAAAGTCTTTAAATTCATACTGATACTGATCATCTGATTTCACTCATCACCTTCAGTCTAtaattgaaataaatattactgagagacagatttttctttctttccttccttccctttctttttccataACACCAATCCAAAAGCAACAACAGTTAGAGGTTCCATTAAGGTTATTAAAAGGTGCAGAGCCATCACATGAAAAAGAAAGTTCAGCCAGTAGGATCTAATTATCATTAATTAAGCCATTACATTCACCTTTCTTCATACAAGTTACTTTGTTTATTAGTAATTCATTTCAAAGCAGTAACTCTTACTAATCTTATCTCAGATACGCAGCTGCATCCCTTCATTAATTTCCACCCGTTCCCCAGCCGATGTGTTTGCATAAGCTTcgttctttccttcctttcattcTCTTATAGtcttttcaaaacaaagaacTATAAAACAGAACTGAGCAGAATTTCCTCgacactgatgatgatgtgaaGCTGCTGTAGAAAAAATACTAATGTGTCTAATGTGATGTCTGGATGCCATAGCAAATTACTTAGATGATTCTTTTACAGCACCACTACCCAATGTGAAAAGTTGGTATCAGTGTTTCTTTTATGAGAAGTGAAAGTAGACAGGCTAATGAGCAGACCTGAAATAACTGTGCTAAAGTAATCGACTTCTCTTCTCACAGATTTACGGGACAGGAACACCAGGAACATCAATCTGATGAAGTTTATCTGGTGTTTAGATGTCAGTAGTTCAGTACATAACGTTTCACCCCCAAAGTttcacaaaacaacacactttTTTTGGATCACTTTCCACAACTCTAACTTCTTGTCAATGCTGATTACGTCGTCACTCTTTTAGAGAAAGTGGAACTCGAATATGAGCAACTAAACCCCTATAAATACTGGGGAATAGCTTTTAGAACTGGAAGTGGCTAATCAGCTCCAGTCAAGTATAGAGTTACACTAATTTGTCAAGTGAAAATTGACAAAATTAATCAATGATTTTGATGCACATATGGatcagctattttttttttttttttttacttttttcttacTAAAGGGTAACACCTTAAAATATGGCCAGACAGAGTGCAAAATCTGAGCTGCAACAGCTAGTTGATCAACCAAAATTTGACTGGCAGTAATCATGATGCTTATCAATTACGATAATTATGTTAACCATCAGCATCAGATGACCAGAAGTAGATCAATCACAATTTCACAACAGATAGGAAACTAAAATCCATGTGACATACATTTTTGGTTTATTGCTGTGGCA
This region includes:
- the LOC121189699 gene encoding glutathione S-transferase omega-1-like, which translates into the protein MSTEKCFAKGCPVPGPVPKGLIRLYSMRFCPFAQRARLVLNAKGIKHETININLKDKPDWFLEKNPLGLVPTLETPAGEVIYESPITCEYLDEVYPERKLLPPSPFGKAQQKMMLEHFSKVVPYFYKIPAGRNNGEDVSGLENELKEKFAKLNEDLVNKKTTFFGGNSIMMIDYMMWPFFERLEIFELKHCLDKTPELKKWTECMSEDPTVKATRLSVDTYKGFYKSYVEGKPNYDYGL
- the LOC121189698 gene encoding inositol 1,4,5-trisphosphate receptor-interacting protein isoform X1, giving the protein MQGAIARVCVVVAAAILNHPLLFPQENTTLPDQDEELMARMREHEERLELEQAKLEKELSQLDSKQEEASSEGGYSWYFWSTVSFIIFFTVEMGRVDLADTEIRPAEDEDIFSESGSITPKTMVLDKDILSNFCDKCNYTSAHENWRVREFVEGFADDLLESLRSVCDREADMEVGDFVGIGSMFESWKVCRPLMCDLIVPFSPPDPYFFQFHLWCSPNSDIPPDMQGCGKIKVTRFGENEEGCLCGSVNLGEDMLCLLHSRNDGIKVDHSPDELLCSRNTPFLAKDQVMKWFQISVTKAWGRISHKYDFEVTFRNLDSAGALKIRFRSGKVIVMNIIPVVQLEDSDAYFVSHFPSDCDSSPDPHWPLSFAVYERNLLKHFTKRLPRNSCHLLCLQIVTFLHRKQTGLTGKSALTNYHLKTALLHLLLSKRPSVWGIESMEHRLRDMLGFLQRSLQEKRLHHVLIGNSKVPEEVRVPKIIRKAEPINLFRSLVLQTELYAATVRHFQEMLRNASVLIQEYTPHLSNGGLHSPDERL
- the LOC121189698 gene encoding inositol 1,4,5-trisphosphate receptor-interacting protein isoform X2, encoding MARMREHEERLELEQAKLEKELSQLDSKQEEASSEGGYSWYFWSTVSFIIFFTVEMGRVDLADTEIRPAEDEDIFSESGSITPKTMVLDKDILSNFCDKCNYTSAHENWRVREFVEGFADDLLESLRSVCDREADMEVGDFVGIGSMFESWKVCRPLMCDLIVPFSPPDPYFFQFHLWCSPNSDIPPDMQGCGKIKVTRFGENEEGCLCGSVNLGEDMLCLLHSRNDGIKVDHSPDELLCSRNTPFLAKDQVMKWFQISVTKAWGRISHKYDFEVTFRNLDSAGALKIRFRSGKVIVMNIIPVVQLEDSDAYFVSHFPSDCDSSPDPHWPLSFAVYERNLLKHFTKRLPRNSCHLLCLQIVTFLHRKQTGLTGKSALTNYHLKTALLHLLLSKRPSVWGIESMEHRLRDMLGFLQRSLQEKRLHHVLIGNSKVPEEVRVPKIIRKAEPINLFRSLVLQTELYAATVRHFQEMLRNASVLIQEYTPHLSNGGLHSPDERL
- the LOC121189649 gene encoding cholesterol 25-hydroxylase-like protein isoform X2, whose translation is MMRRLRTTQPLLQAYGLALVRRYKIQPQSKVTWPVAWRCMLKILRNHVCFVFPLSLVHWYWSPPVCPPQAPEMLSVVQDVLACLLLFDTQYFLWHLLHHKVAWLYQFFHKEHHLYTATFSLATEDTSVWEMLSLSFFATLNPALLNCHPLTKMLFFITNIYLSVEAHSGYEFPWSPHRLVPLGLYGGSRHHDLHHLKFKVNYAPYFTHWDRLCGSLHRGGTQKK
- the LOC121189649 gene encoding cholesterol 25-hydroxylase-like protein isoform X1; this encodes MQRHKTSSFIKRRRVCNVFSADMTDSERTEGRLLQFLWDGLRGWQSLLSSPFFPVLFSLTVYLGCCFPYVCLDLLCPRLALVRRYKIQPQSKVTWPVAWRCMLKILRNHVCFVFPLSLVHWYWSPPVCPPQAPEMLSVVQDVLACLLLFDTQYFLWHLLHHKVAWLYQFFHKEHHLYTATFSLATEDTSVWEMLSLSFFATLNPALLNCHPLTKMLFFITNIYLSVEAHSGYEFPWSPHRLVPLGLYGGSRHHDLHHLKFKVNYAPYFTHWDRLCGSLHRGGTQKK